The Candidatus Aquicultor sp. sequence AGTCGCGGGAATCGCTCCTAGTGCGAAGATCCTTGCTATCAAAGCGCTTGATGGAGAAGGTATAGCCTACGACAGTACGGTTGCCGAAGCGATAACATACGCGGCAGACCAAGGCGCGGAGATAATAAACTTGAGTTTAGGTGGCGAAGAATACTCCAAAACCGTTGAGGATTCCATTGTTTATGCCCGTCAGAAAGGGTGTCTGGTTATTGCTTCTGCAGGTAACGATGCCACCGATGTTCCATATTATCCGGCAAGCTATCCGCTTGTGCTTTCAGTTTCGGCAACCGATGCAAACGATGCGTTGGCTGAATTTTCAAACTACGGTCAATATATAGACATTGCCGCACCGGGCGTTGATATAGTCAGCACGCTCTTTGATACAAACGAGGGCTCGTGTTTTGCAAGCATGACCGGTACTTCGATGGCTGCGGGAGCTATCAGCGGTGTAGCCGCTCTCATAGCCGCTAAATACCCAAACTATACGATGGACCAGATTAGCCGTATTGTCCTTCGTTCAACCACTGACTTAGGTGATGTCGGCCGAGACGACCGTTTTGGGTACGGGCGAATCGATGCATCGAAAGCAATATCTCAAAACTTCGTTACGTATGAAGAAAGCGCGACGGGAATTCTTGTGTCGGGAGCCTGGAGATCGTATCGCGATAATGATGCAAGCGGTGATGCGTACGTGCTTGGCGAAGAGCCGGATGCCACGCTCACGTTTAGTTTTACCGGCGATTCAATCTACTGGATTAGCGGTAAAGGGATGAACGCAGGATCGGCTGATGTTTACATCGACGGTACGCGTCAAGCAACGGTCGATCTGTATAGCGAGGACAAACAACTTCAGGAAACCGTTTTTAGTAAAACCTGGCCTGCTGCCGGACAGCACACGATAAAAATCGTAACCATAGACGGCGGTGTTTGCGTTGATGCGTTCGATATAGGGAACGGCAGTATCGTCTCCGTCATTCCGGCCCCTACAAATGTTAGGGCAGTCAAAAAAGCCAATTCAATCGTGGTCTCCTGGGCTGCTTCGATAAGCCCCGACCTTAAGAGCTACGCCGTATATCGTTCAGTAAATAATGCGAATAGTTACAAAAAGATAGCTATGATTCCGTATGCAGCAAATAGCTTTACGGATAAAGGCGTTAAAACAGGTATCAAATACTTTTATAGGGTATCGGCTATAGATGCATCGGGCATGGAAAGCCCCGGCTCGAATGCAGTCTCAATAATTATAGGCGGCCCGAAACGTGCTAAAAGAATGCGATAGGCATGCATCATCTCGGGTATCTCCCTAGCCGATACCCCTTTCAAGCTCTCAATAAATGCCATAAGCCTGTCTTCTTTGAAGAACTCGCCTTCCCCACGCCTGTCTTCGTAACGCAACTCTTTGAAAGAAGCTATCGTCGGTGACGTAATATCGAGCGCACAAACCTCGTTCGTTTTCCTCTTTATTAATACGGGTGGATGGCCAGCGTTACAGTAACTAAACGTACCATTTCCAACATCGAGGACTCCGAAGAACAGCGTTATGAAATCGTCCTTACAAGTGAGTTTTTATGCTACGCTTGCCGCCTTAATTAGTTCGCTCCTCCTTTTCCTCGTACCAGCGATTAACATGCGTTCCGGCTAACCTCAGGTACGATAGCAACAGGAGGCATGAATCCGTCCGGTATGAGCCGTCCTGCAAAATGTTGATATCGTTAATCTCAGTTATTCCTCTCCCAATTCTGGGTAAGAGGCTGACGCTATGCGTGTACTAACATGTGTGAGCCAATTTAAAGGAGGTGATAATATGCAGAAACGTATACTAAAATCGACCGTTCTGTTGGTCGCGGCCATTCTCGTTATTGTGGCGGTTGGGCTAACAATCTCATCCACATCGGCTAGCCCATCAAAGCAGACTGCTGCGACTACTCCGCCGGTCAAAGTTCAGGTATTTGCACCTGGGAATGGCGACCACGCGGGGATGGGAGGAATTGGTTGGTTTATCGACCTTGACCTCGAGTTCGATAAAAGTGTTGCAAAAACAGTTAAAGCAACCGGCCTCAACGGATTTCAGTTGACCGGACCTGGCGTGCACAATAACGCCCAGCCATTCCCGGGAAGCTTCGCACCGGGCAAAGACGATCGCTTCCCCGGCCTGGTAGTGCTGCTCTCAACGACATCGAGCAAGATCGGCGGGCCTGGTGAGAATCTGGCTAATCTCTTCAACATCACAGGCCCAACAAACATATCTTCGAGCACCATCGAGATATGGGATACCTGGATCATCACAGCGCCGAACTTTGGCGTTGGCAAGAACAGCACGCTCTTAGTCGCTGAAGTCGCCGACCTCAACAAGGACGGTATCTTCAATGACGCGCCGAATAAAGTAAAGGACATGAACAATGACGGAAAAATTGACGATAAGGATCTTAAGGCGCTAGGGTTGGCATCAAACATTGTGAAGGTCAACTTCTTTATTAACAAGTAACCGGTAAATAAATACATATGAGGCGGGCATAGAGCCCGCCTCATATCCGCAGAACTCCTCTGCTGATTAGCATTAAACCGTATTACCATTTCAATCACGTTATTTTGCGTGCAACTTGAACCATCAGCGACTATGATCGTGTTCGCTCCTGGTGATAGTGCCCCGCTGCAAGCCCCGAATGCTGCTTAATATAGCACGCGGGCTAGGCGGGCATCCAGGGATATAAATATCTACTTTGATAGACGCATCAACCCCCGCTCCGGCAAACTGCGTATTCCCGAATAACCCTCCGGAGCAAGCACAAGCCCCAACCGCTACGACGAGCTTCGGGCTTGGTGTCGCAGCCATCGTTTTATTGAGTGCAAGCTCCATTTGCCTGGTAACCGAGCCGGTAACAAATAAGACATCGGCATGTCGCGGAGAAGCTACGAAGCTGATGCCAAACCTTTCCGCGTCGTAGACAGGATTACTGATAGCAGCGATTTCAAGCTCACAAGCATTACAACTACCGCAGTCAACTTCCCGCACATGCATCGATTTGGCAAATATCTTTATGGTTTTGGAGGGTCCCGGGGTTTTTAAGGGTCGTATGGCCGGTTCATCCGCCGAGGCTTTATCGGTTGAACCAACATATGATAGTTCACTTCGTGTTACGGCACCGCCAATTCCGGGTCCCAAGATAAGAACTCCGGGCTCGCAAAGATCTGTGCACGCCCGACAAGCGATACACGCATCATGCTTAAATAGTATTTGACCGCTGTTGTTGAACGCTATCGCACCCGTCGGGCAAACCTCCGCACACGCCATACAACCCGAACAGCCGTTGCCAGCCAACATTGGAGCCCAACGGTCGGCATAAGACGGCGGCCGTCGATCTAAATCTTTAATTGTTACTTTAGGCCTGCAAATTCGCTTGCATCTAAACTTTCGCAAAACAGCCTCCTAAAGATCATTACCGGCGTATGATAGATTAAAGCTTTTATTAACCAGAGGAAAATCGGGAACAATATCACCTTGGAGCGCCAACGGTAACGCCGGCCAGTTGCTGAACGAAGGCGTTCTCCAACGACATTGAGCAATCTTTGAGGTCTCTGTTATCTCAACCCAACAAATGGCCTGCCCCCGTGGGGCTTCGACCCAACCTAATGCTTGGCTATGGATTATTGTTGCCTCATCATCGCCATAAATCGCGCCTTGCTCAATGCCGTCGAGTGCGGCTTTGATTACCGCGAGAGATTGTCGGATCTCGTCAAACTTTAGCTTGACCCTGGAAGCAACATCGCCCTCGGAACGAGTGATAAGCCCTAGTGGGTACATCGTATAAAAACCATACGGGTAGTTAATTCTTGCATCAACCGGAACACCGCTTGCCCGTGCAATCGGGCCTACAACACCCAGTTTAAGCGCATGTTCGGCGCTGAGCGAACCGGTTCTCGTAAATCTGTCTACTATCGAACTGCGACTAAATATGCTGCTCTCAAGCTCCTGCACAGCGCATAGCTCCACTTCTATGAAGTTCGCTACCTGCAGCACTGCCCTATTATTGAGGTCCCTACGAAGGCCCCCCGGAACGATCATTCCCCGCATGAACCTACTGCCGGAAATTCTCTCGCACAAATCCAGTACTTTTTCACGCAAAATAGCGGCTTTTGCAGCGCCTACGGCAAAAGCTACATCGGTGACAGCCCCACCGATATCCGCAAGGTGACAATGGGTTCGTTCCAACTCCAAGAGCACCGCCCGCAGCCTTTTAGCGCGCTCGGGTATCGCCAAACCTAAGGCACGCTCGACCGCCTGGCTATATGCAACTGCGTTCGCAATGGTCTCATCACCGGATATACGCTCGGCGGCAATCGCTCCTTCGAGCAGAGATCTTCCCTCCATAAACCGTTCTATTCCACGGTGTTTATAGAACAAGCGCAGTTCCAAATAGAGGATTTTTTCGCCCACCGAGCTAAACCGAAAGTGCCCCGGCTCGATAATGCCCGCATGAACCGGACCGACCGGAATTTCAAAGACGCCCTCACCATCTATCTTATGGAACATATATGTGCCTTCGACACGCGGGACCGCTTGGGTTTGATCAAAGTCGGTCCGCCATGGATAGAGCCCTTCCGGCCAGTCTTCATGAAGCACGAGACGCCTCGGATCGGGGTGCCCGACGGGTGTAAGCCCAAGCATATCTGCAATCTTTCGCTCGTGCCAGTTTGCCGATGGAAGCCGCAGCGCTAGTGACGGGAACTCCGGAGTATCAGCCGGTATCTCGCTCATTACATGCAGCATGCAACGGTGAGACGGGATACTGAAGACGTGGTGCAACGAGAACGCATTGTTTTGCGACCGGTTATCCTCAGCAAAAATGAATTGCAGCGTCCCGTTCAGTTTCTCAACAATGCCTAGCGCCAGCTCCGGTAAAAACGCAAGTTCGCTATCGGTCACTATTTCGCGTGCTTCGCCATGATATTCGTTGGTATTGCCGAGTATCACGCGCATAATATCTTCAGTGTTTCTTATACATTTAGTCGTTGCCATGATTAAACACCCCCGAGAGAACGAGCGATGTTCTCTAATAGGTTGTTAAGCCAAAGTGGAATATACAGGCCTACCAGCGCCATCGAGCTGAGACCGACTGCAAATATCACTACGGGCAGGCGGTATCGCGAATCAGAAATCGGTCTGTTTGTGCGTGGTCCGAACGTTATCCGGCTTAGATAATATGTCAGACCGCTAAACGCTATAACAATTGAGAGCAGTGCTACGGCACTTACGACCGCTTTGCCCGCGCTAAAACCGCCACTAAGGATGATGAATTCGCTGGTAAAGAGACCGAAAGGCGGTGCTCCTGCAATGGCCAGAACCCCGGCGGCAAAAAACGAACCTGTTACGGGGGTTACTCCAATAACCCCTCGTATGCGCCCGATCTGCTTAGAACGAAAGATATGGTTTATACGGCCGGCGATAAAAAAGAGGGTCGACTTGCTTATCGCATGATTGATGAGATGAAAGATCGCGCCGTATAGTGCCAGCTTACTTCCTAAACCGAGCGCAAACACTATGATACCCATGTGTTCGATGCTCGAATATGCAAGCAGACGCTTGTAATCCTTTTGTACCAGCATAAATAATGCGGCCGTTAATATACTTATCAGCCCAAAAGCGATTAATAGCGTTCCGGGGTAGGTAGTGCCGACTGCACGGACCGTGAAAGCATCGTATCGAATGATCCCATACATGGCGCAACTTAATAACACACCCGACAACAATCCGCTCACCGGGGTCGGCGCTAGGCTATGCGCGTCCGGCAGCCAGGTATGCATCGGCACTAATCCGGCTTTCGTGCCGTACCCCACCAGAATGAATATGAAGGCAAGCCGAATGGTCACAGGATTAAGCCGGGATGCATGCTGCATTAGTTCCGACCAGTTAAGCGTCCCGGTTGTTCCGGCAAGAGATGAATAATACGTTAACACGGTTCCTAAAAGCGCGAAACTGATACCGGCAGAGCATATAATTACATATTTCCATGCAGCTTCGAGCGAAGCTCGGGTTCGATAAAATGAAACCATCAGCGCAGACGTCAAAGTGGTCAGCTCCATAGCAACCCAAAACATTCCCAGATTGTCGGTAACCACAGCGAGCAGCATTGCGAGCACAAAGAAATTTAATATAGCGTAGTACCACCGGACGCGGTCGCGGTTAAAACGCCCGTGCTCAACCTCTTCTTTAATATAGCTAAGCGAAAAGAGAATTGCGCCGGTACCAATCGATGTTATCAGTAACACCATAAGCATGCTGAGCTGGTCGACCGCTATATATCCCCCGTTGCCGTATATGTTGCCGTTAGTCGATACTTCCCAAGCAACCGCAATTCCTAGCATGAGCGTAAGAATTGAACCGGCGGCGGCAATTTTCTCGGCAATCGTAGGTCGCCGCACAACGATACAGAGTGCAGCAGTTATTAACGGCATGAACAATAAAGCGATAGCGAGATTCATTATCAGCCCCTAAGTTGGTTTAAGTGCATTGTATTGGTTGACTTCAGTTCAAAATGCATGCGCCGCAAGTAGACCCAGAGCAAAAGGTTGGTGAGTAGAACATCAAAAAATATGCCGGCCTCAACAAAAAACGGCATGCCGCCGGTTAAGATAAGACCCACTAAGAATAAACCGTTCTCCATGGTGAGCAGTCCTATCACCTGAACTACCGCATCCTTACGAAGAACGATTGTAAGCATTCCAAGCATGGATACTGCAAGACCTACGGTTAGTGTTGTCGCATATGGACCCTGCTCGGGTACGATCATGGTTGCCATGTGCGATGCGAGCATCATCAATCCAATTGCAAGAAGAAACGACGTGGGGGCATTTACCAAGAGCCATCGTTCCTGTCGTGTCTTAAAAGTGCTAACCAGCCTGGTCATTATCAGCGGAATTGAAACAACCTTGATGATGACCGTCGCAACCGCCGCGATATAAACGTGTATGTTCGTTGCGTTATAGCCGATGATAGCCGTCATAATAGCCAAAAGCAGCGAGTGCACGACATATATGTTGAGGCTGCGGCTAAAACTACGTAGGCCGAGCAGCAATAGCGTCAGCACCAGAATCGAAATTCCCAGAAAATTGAGTGTTTGCGGTCCAACTAGATTATCAATCATGCTATCCCAACCCTGTAACCTTTATGATGAGGGCGAGCATTGCTAGAGCAAAGGCTCCCCCGATAAGTTCCGGTACCCTAAAAAGCCTGAGTTTTGCGATCGATGATTCGATAGTAGCGATACCGACCGCCAATAAAATCAGCTTTATAGTTATAGCAGTAATACCGATTACAATAGCCGGCCGGCTGATCGATTGCGCAATGCCCCATGGAAAAAAGACGTTCGCAATAATTGTGAGGAGCAGCGTAAGCTTCATTGCTCCCGCCCATTCTATAAGTGCCAAATCGCGACCGGTGTATTCGAGTATCATCGCCTCGTGCACCATCGTAAGTTCGAGATGCGTAGCCGGATTATCGACAGGTATACGGCTCGTTTCGGCCATTGCTATGATCAGGAACGCCAGGGCTAATAAAATATACGCCGGTTGTGCGTATCCCATTGAGAGCGATTTTGCAACAATATCACTGAAGTTGGTTGAACCGACATCGGCTGCAAGCACAAATATTCCCGTCATAGTAACCGGTTCGGCAAGCGACGAGATCATCATCTCACGGCTGCTCCCCATTCCGCCAAATGAACTGCCGGTATCTAACCCCGCGAGCGCGGTGAAGAACCGTGCCAATCCAAGCAAATAGATAACGACTATTGCGTCGCCGAAAGCGCTCGTTGGCAGCACTGCAATAAATGAAGGAACAATCATAGCGGCGGTGAAGGTCGCGGAAAATATAATATAGGGGGCGGCCTTAAAAACCCATGAGGCATGCTCGGATACCACGGCATCTTTTTTTAAGAGCTTCCAAATATCGTAGTAACCCTGCAACAAACCCGGGCCTCTTCTGCATTGAAAATACGCTTTAACCTTCTTCATTAACGCGGTAAAAAGCGGCGCTATCAGGACTACAAACAGTGCATGCCCGAGCACCACAGCAATTTTCGTTGATAATAGTTCCATGTTATCTCCACACAAATACTAATAGACCCACGAGTGTTGCAAATATATATGCCAGGTAGAGGTTGATATTGCCGGCTTGAATAACCCTCGCTCTTCTCGCCACTCGCACTAAGGTATTTATAAAACGGCGATACAGCTGGCGTTCAAACACCGGATAAAGCGAGGCTTCGTAAGAAAGAGCATGTGAAAAATACGGCGATGCTTCGTGATCGACCTCTATCTGTCGTCGCGGCTGGTAAATGGCGCTAAATACTGTCCTGAGCGGTTTTGTAAAAGCAGTTGCGCTATATTGCATCCTGGGCGTTATCTCCGGTATGCCGCAATCCCAAGTCGGCCCCTTTATGACCGAGCGGCGTCCGCGCAGCCTGATCAGTAAAATGGACAACATTGCACTAATTACTAAAAGGACGGCGACCATTGAAAGAGATGCCGATGCGTGACCGAGCTTATCCGGCAGACGTAAGAGCAGCGTGTTAAACGCCGGCATCTCGTAGGTTTTACCAATAAACGACTCCGCGACACGCCACGGAATCTTAATGAACGCTGCAGCCCCGATGCCTAAAATTAAGCATAGTAGCCCTAGGATGGACATTCCTATGAGCATTGGCGCCGGAACCTCTTTAGCATCGGTCGCGCGTGCGCTTCTTGGGATGGAAAGAAAGGTGATTCCAAACGCTTTGACAAAGCAGGCCGCCGCAAGGCCACCTGTGAGGGCTAAAGCCGGTACCGACAACAGAGAGATTATCCGCAACGAAACGTCTCCGATAAGATTGGCTTGAAGTATAGACTGAAATAGCAACCACTCGCTTGCAAAGCCGTTAAATGGAGGTATTGCAGATATTGCAAGCGAGCCAACCAGAAAAAGCGCGGCTGTGATTGGCATCCGCTTTATGAGTCCGCCCAGGTCTTCGATGTTTTTTGTACCGGTTGCATATTGTATCGAACCGGCGGTCAAAAACAGCAAACCCTTAAAGATCGCATGATTTATAAGATGAAATAAGCCGGCGGTCAAGCTTAACAGGGCAGCCGTTTTAAATCCAAGCGATGAAAAGATTACGGCAAACCCTACACCGATCATTATGATTCCGACATTTTCAACGCTGTGATACGCGAGGAGCCTCTTGATATCATGTTCCATTAAAGCATACATAACGCCTAATACCGCGGACACTACGGCGAGAATCAGGACCAACAGACCCCACCACCACGGAGCCGGTGATAGGAAATCAAAAAGTACGCGAATCAATCCGTAGATACCTGTCTTTATCATGACACTGCTCATGAGCGCTGATACATGACTTGGAGCGGCTGGGTGGGCTCTCGGCAGCCATACGTGAAGAGGCACAAGACCCGCTTTTGTACTAAAGCCAAGAAGCGCGGAAATAAATATGACGTTCTTTAATCCCATTGGCAGGCTTGCTTGAGCTTCCTTAAAGCCGGCAAAACTAAAGCTTCCGGAATGAACCGATAATGCGAGAAACGAAAATAGAATAAAGGCCGTTCCAACATGTGTCATTACTAGATACTGGTAACCCGCCCTTGCCGTCTCTCTCTGCTT is a genomic window containing:
- a CDS encoding S8 family serine peptidase; this translates as MRYRIFAIMTLAIFFSAVSVTPYAIAVPATHTVSFDSFAPGWKTLHNAAPGELLVKLRTPYGKNSINSTNKKMQAHATDVIGRLGVQIVKIPKAISMSSAIEEYSKLPSVEYAEPNYMCHALGIPNDSFYNQQWSLPKIGVPQLWESFNGASAPEVIVAVIDTGVDYNHPDLEGKVIKGRDFANNDADPMDDCGHGTHIAGTIAAILNNNLGVAGIAPSAKILAIKALDGEGIAYDSTVAEAITYAADQGAEIINLSLGGEEYSKTVEDSIVYARQKGCLVIASAGNDATDVPYYPASYPLVLSVSATDANDALAEFSNYGQYIDIAAPGVDIVSTLFDTNEGSCFASMTGTSMAAGAISGVAALIAAKYPNYTMDQISRIVLRSTTDLGDVGRDDRFGYGRIDASKAISQNFVTYEESATGILVSGAWRSYRDNDASGDAYVLGEEPDATLTFSFTGDSIYWISGKGMNAGSADVYIDGTRQATVDLYSEDKQLQETVFSKTWPAAGQHTIKIVTIDGGVCVDAFDIGNGSIVSVIPAPTNVRAVKKANSIVVSWAASISPDLKSYAVYRSVNNANSYKKIAMIPYAANSFTDKGVKTGIKYFYRVSAIDASGMESPGSNAVSIIIGGPKRAKRMR
- the nuoB gene encoding NADH-quinone oxidoreductase subunit NuoB is translated as MRKFRCKRICRPKVTIKDLDRRPPSYADRWAPMLAGNGCSGCMACAEVCPTGAIAFNNSGQILFKHDACIACRACTDLCEPGVLILGPGIGGAVTRSELSYVGSTDKASADEPAIRPLKTPGPSKTIKIFAKSMHVREVDCGSCNACELEIAAISNPVYDAERFGISFVASPRHADVLFVTGSVTRQMELALNKTMAATPSPKLVVAVGACACSGGLFGNTQFAGAGVDASIKVDIYIPGCPPSPRAILSSIRGLQRGTITRSEHDHSR
- a CDS encoding NADH-quinone oxidoreductase subunit C, with the protein product MATTKCIRNTEDIMRVILGNTNEYHGEAREIVTDSELAFLPELALGIVEKLNGTLQFIFAEDNRSQNNAFSLHHVFSIPSHRCMLHVMSEIPADTPEFPSLALRLPSANWHERKIADMLGLTPVGHPDPRRLVLHEDWPEGLYPWRTDFDQTQAVPRVEGTYMFHKIDGEGVFEIPVGPVHAGIIEPGHFRFSSVGEKILYLELRLFYKHRGIERFMEGRSLLEGAIAAERISGDETIANAVAYSQAVERALGLAIPERAKRLRAVLLELERTHCHLADIGGAVTDVAFAVGAAKAAILREKVLDLCERISGSRFMRGMIVPGGLRRDLNNRAVLQVANFIEVELCAVQELESSIFSRSSIVDRFTRTGSLSAEHALKLGVVGPIARASGVPVDARINYPYGFYTMYPLGLITRSEGDVASRVKLKFDEIRQSLAVIKAALDGIEQGAIYGDDEATIIHSQALGWVEAPRGQAICWVEITETSKIAQCRWRTPSFSNWPALPLALQGDIVPDFPLVNKSFNLSYAGNDL
- a CDS encoding hydrogenase 4 subunit F — encoded protein: MNLAIALLFMPLITAALCIVVRRPTIAEKIAAAGSILTLMLGIAVAWEVSTNGNIYGNGGYIAVDQLSMLMVLLITSIGTGAILFSLSYIKEEVEHGRFNRDRVRWYYAILNFFVLAMLLAVVTDNLGMFWVAMELTTLTSALMVSFYRTRASLEAAWKYVIICSAGISFALLGTVLTYYSSLAGTTGTLNWSELMQHASRLNPVTIRLAFIFILVGYGTKAGLVPMHTWLPDAHSLAPTPVSGLLSGVLLSCAMYGIIRYDAFTVRAVGTTYPGTLLIAFGLISILTAALFMLVQKDYKRLLAYSSIEHMGIIVFALGLGSKLALYGAIFHLINHAISKSTLFFIAGRINHIFRSKQIGRIRGVIGVTPVTGSFFAAGVLAIAGAPPFGLFTSEFIILSGGFSAGKAVVSAVALLSIVIAFSGLTYYLSRITFGPRTNRPISDSRYRLPVVIFAVGLSSMALVGLYIPLWLNNLLENIARSLGGV
- a CDS encoding NADH-quinone oxidoreductase subunit H, yielding MELLSTKIAVVLGHALFVVLIAPLFTALMKKVKAYFQCRRGPGLLQGYYDIWKLLKKDAVVSEHASWVFKAAPYIIFSATFTAAMIVPSFIAVLPTSAFGDAIVVIYLLGLARFFTALAGLDTGSSFGGMGSSREMMISSLAEPVTMTGIFVLAADVGSTNFSDIVAKSLSMGYAQPAYILLALAFLIIAMAETSRIPVDNPATHLELTMVHEAMILEYTGRDLALIEWAGAMKLTLLLTIIANVFFPWGIAQSISRPAIVIGITAITIKLILLAVGIATIESSIAKLRLFRVPELIGGAFALAMLALIIKVTGLG
- the hyfB gene encoding hydrogenase 4 subunit B, encoding MAEAFNIVVFAAYLIGAVLPLAFYKNNRINIPIAYTFSLIASTAGIAASLVALVSMTVTKIELFSSPIFGVVSVSLDSLSAFFLLTVSVVSFAVSIYAPPYMTKTAGKRSAGGFGALYNLFLLSLVLVVSIDNAFYFLVFWELMTLTSYFLVVFHYKQRETARAGYQYLVMTHVGTAFILFSFLALSVHSGSFSFAGFKEAQASLPMGLKNVIFISALLGFSTKAGLVPLHVWLPRAHPAAPSHVSALMSSVMIKTGIYGLIRVLFDFLSPAPWWWGLLVLILAVVSAVLGVMYALMEHDIKRLLAYHSVENVGIIMIGVGFAVIFSSLGFKTAALLSLTAGLFHLINHAIFKGLLFLTAGSIQYATGTKNIEDLGGLIKRMPITAALFLVGSLAISAIPPFNGFASEWLLFQSILQANLIGDVSLRIISLLSVPALALTGGLAAACFVKAFGITFLSIPRSARATDAKEVPAPMLIGMSILGLLCLILGIGAAAFIKIPWRVAESFIGKTYEMPAFNTLLLRLPDKLGHASASLSMVAVLLVISAMLSILLIRLRGRRSVIKGPTWDCGIPEITPRMQYSATAFTKPLRTVFSAIYQPRRQIEVDHEASPYFSHALSYEASLYPVFERQLYRRFINTLVRVARRARVIQAGNINLYLAYIFATLVGLLVFVWR